The DNA sequence GCCGTTGGCCTTCATGGTGTCGCAGTTGGGGGTGGCCGTGGCGCGCGGGGAGACGTTGGTGACCAGGTTGGGCAGGGAGTCGATCTCGACCGTGGTGACGATCCGCAGCGAGGCGTACTTCGGGTCGGCGAGGATGGCCGCGATCGGGTCGATGTACTCGGTCTTGTAGCGGTCGATCTCCGTCGGGCCGAGCTCGCCGTTGGAGGCGAGGGCGGCGCAGTCGCGGCCGGGCAGGTTGTAGATGACGAGCTGGACGACGAGTTCGCCCGAGCCCTTCTGCGTCAGCGCCTCGTCGAGGTGGTCGCGCAGGCCCATGCCGCCGTTCACCCCGTTGATGGCGGCGGTACGGTCGAGCCAGACACCGGTGGGCTGGTTGGCGATGCGGCTGCCGCCCGGCTCGGCGGCGGCCTTCGCGGACCACTCGGGGTTCACGTACACCTTGGCGCCGCTGTAGGGGTTGTCCACCCGGGTGCCCGGGGCGGGCGGGTCCGTCGGGTCGGGCGGGTCGGTCGGGCCGCCGGAGTCGACGTTGCAGGTCACGCCGTCGAGGGTGAACGTGGCGGGGACGGCGTTGGTGCCGCTGTAGCTGCCCTGGAAGCCGAAAGTGGCCGAACTCCCGGTCGCCAGGGTGCCGTTGTAGGACTCGTTGGCCGCGGTGACGTTCGCGCCGGACTGGGTGACCTTGGCGTTCCAGCCGCTGGTGACCTTCTGGTTCCCGGCATAGGTCCACTTCAGCGCCCACGACGACTTGGCGGCGCTGTTGTTGGTGACCGTCACGGAGGCGGTGAAGCCGGTGCCCCACTGGTTCTGCACCTTGTAGTCCACGGTGCAGGGAACTGCGGCCGCGCCGGTGTCGCCGGGGACGACGGCGAACGCCGTCCCGGAGGCGCCGGCGACCAGCGCCATGGCGGCGAGGAGCGCGGTTCTGGTGCGACTCATGAGTGCGGGTTTCCTTATCCGTAGGGGGCTGTCCTTCATCGGCGCGCGACGCGGTCGCACGCCTGGTGCCTTACGGGGTGGGAGTGCCGTGGCGACCCGGTTGGGGCGGGTCTCGGTGCGGGCCCGGAAGCGTCCGGGCAGCACGCGACGGCGCGGGATCCCACGGGAGGGCGCAGACCCCGCGTCAGGTGATCCACTGGTACGCGGGGATGGCTAAAAGTACTGAACGCGGGGGGTGGCGCATGAGCGACTCCTTGCAGATCGGACGCGTCGTGACGGACGCGCCGGCTGATGGAACCGCTCCCACTGGTGCTCTTGAAGCTAGCGCCAAGTGACGGCGAAGAACAGAGGAGTTACCGACTTTCCCTCAGGTCGGGGCGTCGAATCTTTTCGACTCAGCACAAGCCTTGACCGCTCCGTACCCCGTCCTCACTATGGGAGCGCTCCCACTGGTTCAAGGCTTGACATCACCGAGTCGCAGGAGGAACCAGCACATGCATCCCCCACCCAGGAGACGCGGCGGCGTCCGGCGGCTGTTGACGGCCGCCGCGGCCGCTCTGGCGCTTCCGCTGACGATGCTCTCGTCGGGCTCGACCCCAGCTCAGGCGGCGGCCGTCCAGTGCAGCGTCGACTACCGCACCAATGACTGGGGCTCCGGCTTCACCGCGGAGCTGACCCTCACCAACCGCGGTGCGGAGGCCGTGGACGGCTGGACCCTGACGTACGACTACGCCGGTAACCAGAGGCTCGTGAACGGCTGGAACGGCGGCTGGTCGCAGTCCGGGAAGACCGTGACCGTGAAGAACGCCGGGCACAACGCCCGGATCGCCGCCGGCGCCGCCGTCACGACCGGCGCCCAGTTCTCCTACAGCGGCAGCAACGCCGCTCCCACGTCCTTCGCGATCAACGGCACCACCTGCACCGGCGCCCACCAGCCGCCGATCACCGTGCTGACCAGCCCCCAGGCCGGCGCCGTCTACACCCAGGGCGAGACGGTCCCGCTCGCGGCCACCGCTGCGGCGGCCGACGACGCCACGATCACCAAGGTGGAGTTCTACGACGACACCGAGCTGCTGGGCACGGACAGCAGCGCGCCCTTCACGCTCTCCGTCGCCGGTTTGACCGTGGGCAGTCATTCACTGGTGGCCAAGGCGTACGACAGCATGAACGCCTCCGCGAGCTCCACGCCGGTCGGCATCACGGTGGCCTCGGGTCCCGCCGTGGTGGCCACGCCGTCCCAACTCGGCGTCCGGCAGGGCGAGTCGGGCACGTTCGAGGTGAAGCTGTCCAAGCAGCCGAGCGCGAACGTGACCGTCACGACGGCCCGCGCGAGCGGCAACTCGGGGCTGTCGGTCTCGGCCGGCGGCTCGCTCACCTTCACCCCGTCGAACTGGAGCACCGCCCAGAAGGTGACGATCGCCGCCGGAGCCTCCGGCACCGGAACGGCCGTCTTCGAGTCCTCGGCGCCGGGCCACGCCAAGGCGGCGGTCACCGTGACGCAGCTGGGGGCGACGAAGGCGTACGACGCCCGCTTCCTGGACCTGTACGGGAAGATCACCAACCCGGCGAACGGCTACTTCTCCCCCGAGGGCATCCCGTACCACTCGGTCGAGACGCTGATCGTCGAGGCGCCGGACCACGGTCACGAGACCACCTCGGAGGCGTACAGCTACCTGCTGTGGCTCCAGGCGATGTACGGCAAGGTCACCGGTGACTGGTCGAAGTTCAACGGGGCCTGGGACATCATGGAGAAGTTCATGATCCCGACCCACGCCGACCAGCCGACCAACTCCTTCTACAACGCCTCCAAGCCCGCGACGTACGCGCCCGAGCACGACACCCCCAACGAGTACCCCTCCGCGCTCGACTCGGGTGTCTCGGTCGGCCCCGACCCGATCGCCGGCGAGCTGAAGTCCGCCTACGGCACGGACGACGTCTACGGCATGCACTGGATCCAGGACGTCGACAACGTCTACGGCTACGGCAACTCGCCCGGCAAGTGCGAGGCGGGCCCGTCGGACACCGGGCCGTCGTACATCAACACCTTCCAGCGCGGCCCGCAGGAGTCGGTGTGGGAGACCGTCCCGCAGCCCACCTGCGACGCCTTCAAGTACGGCGGGAAGAACGGCTACCTGGACCTGTTCACCAAGGACGCGTCCTACGCCAAGCAGTGGAAGTTCACCAACGCCCCGGACGCCGACGCGCGCGCCGTGCAGGCCGCCTACTGGGCGGACAAGTGGGCCAAGGAGCAGGGCAAGGGCTCCGACGTCTCCGCGACCGTCACCAAGGCCGCGAAGATGGGCGACTACCTGCGCTACGCCATGTTCGACAAGTACTTCAAGAAGATCGGCAACTGCACCAGCCCGTCCTGCCCGGCCGGCACCGGCAAGGACGCCTCGCACTACCTGCTGTCCTGGTACTACGCCTGGGGCGGTGCCACCGACACCTCGGCGGGCTGGGCCTGGCGCATCGGCTCCAGCCACGCCCACGGCGGCTACCAGAACCCCCTCGCCGCGTACGCGCTGAGCGAGTACGCGCCGCTGAAGCCGAAGTCGGCGACCGGCGCGGGCGACTGGGCCAAGTCGATGCAGCGGCAGCTGGAGTTCTACCGCTGGCTGCAGTCCGACGAGGGCGGCATCGCCGGCGGCGCGACCAACAGCTGGGCCGGCCGCTACACGACCCCGCCGTCCGGCACGCCGACCTTCTACGGCATGCACTACGACGAGAAGCCGGTCTACCACGACCCGCCGTCCAACCAGTGGTTCGGCTTCCAGGCGTGGTCGATGGAGCGGGTCGCCGAGCTGTACCAGCAGACCGGCAACGCGCTCGCCAAGCAGGTCCTCGACAAGTGGGTCGACTGGGCGCTGTCGGAGACCACCGTCAACCCCGACGGCTCCTTCCGGATCCCGTCGACGCTGCAGTGGTCGGGCAAGCCGGACACCTGGAACGCCTCGTCGCCCGGCGCCAACAGCGGGCTGCACGTCACCGTCGCCGACTACACCAACGACGTCGGTGTGGCCGCGGCCTACGCCAAGACGCTGACGTACTACGCCGACCGCTCCGGTGACACCGAGGCGGCGGCCACGGCGAAGGCGCTGCTCGACGGCATGTGGGAGAACAACCAGGACGCGCTCGGCATCGCCGTCCCGGAGACCCGCGCCGACTACAACCGCTTCGACGACCCGGTGTACGTGCCGGGCGGCTGGAGCGGCACCATGCCGAACGGCGACGCGATCAACTCCTCGTCGACCTTCGAGTCGATCCGGTCCTTCTACCAGGACGACCCGGCCTGGTCGAAGATCGAGAGCTATCTCGCGGGCGGCGCCGCGCCGACGTTCACGTACCACCGGTTCTGGGCCCAGGCCGACATCGCCCTGGCCATGGGCTCGTACGCGGAGCTTCTCGAATAGCCCCCGCCGACGCTCCGCGTACCGGCCCCGGCACCTGACGCCGGGGCCACCCGCGGCCGGGCGGCCTCCCCCGGGCCCGCCGTCCCTCTCCCGTCCGCCTCAGGGCGGGAGCGGGGCGGCGGGACCCCCACACGGGAGGCCGCCCGGCCCTCGCACGCTCCCCACTCCCCCTCCCCCACGAGGAAGGAACACACCGTGCGAAGAACCCGTGTCCTCACGGCCGTGCTCGCGCTGGCGGCCGGTCTGCTGGCGGGCGGCCCGCCCGCCCTGGCCGCCGGCGCCCCGGAACCGGCCGGGACCCTGGCCGCCGACACCTACACCTGGAAGAACGCGCGCATCGACGGCGGCGGCTTCGTGCCCGGCATCGTCTTCAACCGCACCGAGAAGGACCTCGCCTACGCCCGCACCGACATCGGCGGCGCCTACCGCTGGCAGGAGGCGACGAAGACCTGGACCCCGCTCCTCGACTCGGTGGGCTGGGACGACTGGGGGCACACCGGGGTGGTGAGCCTCGCCTCCGACTCCGTCGACCCCGACCGGGTGTACGCGGCGGTCGGCACGTACACCAACGACTGGGACCCGAAGAACGGCGCGGTGCTGCGTTCCACGGACCGCGGCGCGACCTGGCGGAAGGCCGCGCTGCCCTTCAAGCTGGGCGGCAACATGCCGGGGCGGGGCATGGGCGAGCGCCTGGCCGTCGACCCGCACCGCAACAGCGTGCTCTACCTGGGCGCGCCCAGCGGCAAGGGCCTGTGGCGGTCGACCGACTCGGGGGCGAGCTGGTCGCAGGTGGCGAACTTCCCCAACGTCGGGAACTACGCGCAGGACCCGGGCGACACCACCGGCTACGCGTCCGACAACCAGGGCATCGTCTGGGTCACCTTCGACGAGTCGACGGGCACGCCGGGCAGCGCGACCAAGACGGTCTACGTCGGGGTCGCCGACAAGGAGAACGCGGTCTACCGGTCGACGGACGCGGGCGCCACCTGGCAGCGGCTGGCCGGGCAGCCGACGGGACACCTGGCCCACAAGGGCGTCCTGGACGCCGAGAACGGTCACCTGTACCTCGCCTACAGCGACACCGGCGGCCCCTACGACGGCGGCAAGGGCCGCCTGTACCGGTACGCGACGGCGACCGGCACCTGGACCGACATCAGCCCGGTCGCGGAGGCCGACACCTACTACGGCTTCAGCGGGCTGACCGTGGACCGGCAGAACCCGGGCACGGTGATGGCGACGGCCTACAGCTCCTGGTGGCCGGACACCCAGATCTTCCGCTCCACGGACAGCGGCGCGACCTGGTCCAAGGCGTGGGACTACACGTCCTACCCGAACCGGGAGAACCGCTACACCATGGACGTGTCGTCGGTGCCGTGGCTGACCTGGGGCGCCAACCCCTCCCCGCCCGAACAGACCCCCAAGCTGGGGTGGATGACCGAGGCGCTGGAGATCGACCCCTTCGACTCCGACCGCATGATGTACGGCACCGGGGCGACGATCTACGGCAGCGAGAACCTCACGAACTGGGACACGGGCGCGAAGTTCACCGTCACGCCCATGGTGCGGGGCCTGGAGGAGACGGCCGTCAACGACCTCGTCTCCCCGCCGTCGGGCGCGCCGCTGATCAGCGCGCTCGGGGACGTCGGCGGCTTCCGGCACACGGACCTGACCAAGGTGCCGCCGATGATGTTCACCCAGCCGAACTTCACCTCCACGACCAGCCTGGACTTCGCGGAGTCGAACCCCGACACCGTGGTCCGCTCCGGCAACCTGGACTCCGGTCCGCACATCGCCTTCTCCACGGACAACGGCGCCAACTGGTTCGCGGGCACGGACCCCTCGGGGGTCAGCGGCGGCGGGACGGTCGCGGCGGCGGCCGACGGCAGCCGCTTCGTCTGGAGCCCGCAGGGCGCCGGCGTGCACCACACGACCGGCTTCGGCACGTCCTGGGCGGCGTCGAGCGGCATCCCGGCGGGGGCGGTCGTCGAGTCCGACCGGGTGGACCCGAAGACGTTCTACGGCTTCAAGTCCGGGAAGTTCTACGTCAGTACGGACGGCGGCGCGACCTTCACCGCCTCCTCGGCGACCGGCCTGCCCGGCGGTGACAGCGTGCGTTTCAAGGCGCTGCCCGGCGCGAAGGGCGACGTCTGGCTGGCGGGCGGGGCGAGCGACGGGGCGTACGGCCTGTGGCACTCCACGGATGCCGGGGCGACGTTCACGAAACTGGCGAACGTCGACGAGGCCGACGCCGTCGGCTTCGGCAAGGCGGCGCCCGGTGCCTCGTACCAGACCCTGTTCACCAGCGCGAAGATCGACGGCGTACGGGGCATCTTCCGCTCCACGGACAGGGGCGCGAGCTGGACCCGGGTCAACGACGACGCCCACCAGTGGGGCTGGACCGGCGCGGCCATCACCGGTGACCCGCGGGTGTACGGCCGTGTCTACGTGGCGACCAACGGCCGCGGTGTCGTCTACGGCGACACCTCCGACACCGGGGGCGGCACGGGCCCCGGCCCGGACCCGGAGCCCACGGGCGCCTGCGCGGTGACGTACAAGGTCACCAACCAGTGGTCCGACGGCTTCCAGGCGGACGTCCGGCTGACCAACACGGGGTCGGCCGCCTGGAACGGCTGGTCGCTGGCCTGGTCCTTCACGGACGGCCAGAGGATCTCCCAACTCTGGAACGCCTCCCACACCCAGTCCGGCGCGACGGTGACGGCCCGCAACACCGACTGGAACGGCACGGTGGCGGCGGGCTCCTCGGTCGCCTTCGGCTTCACGGCGGCCAAGTCGGCGGCCAACACCGCGCCCACGGCCTTCCGCCTGGGTGAGAAGGCCTGCACGGTAAGTTGACGCCAGCGCACTCCGGCCCGCCCGTACCGGGTACGGGCGGGCCGGAGTGGTGAGACCCCTGGGAAGGACACGACCATCATCGGCTTTCTGAGACCCGCCCTCGCCGTCGCGGTCCTGGCGTCGGTCACCGCCTGCGGAACGTCGCCCGAGCCGGACACCCCGGCGGCCCTGGCGACCGGTGCCGACGGCGCGCAGACACGCCCCGCGGCGGACGCGACACCGGTCACCGCCACCGTGCCCGACGTCATCGGCGGCAACGCGGGGCGCGCGGCCGAGCAGCTGGGTTCCGGACTCGACCTGGTCTTCGAGGACACGAGCGGGCGGGGCCGCCCGGTGGTCGACCCCGCCGAGTGGAGGATCTGCGGCTCCCGGCCGGGACCCGACGAGCGGATCACCGCGTACCCGGTGGTCTTCGAAGTGGTGAAGGTCTCGGAGAACTGCCCGTAGGCCGGGTCCGCTCAGGGCGTGAAGACCGCCGGCCTCGGGGGTGTCGGCATGTCGGCGCCGATGAAAAAGCCGGTGTGCGGGGGCTGGTTGTAGGCCGTGTTCTGCCAGGCCAGGGACGTGCGGTACAGGGTGTCGTGCAGGAGCGTGGTGATCCTGCGGTCGGTGTCGTGGGGGGTGGAGTAGATGCGCAGGGCCGTGTTGTCGCTGGTGCGCCAGACGACCTCCTCGCGCCAGTCGCCCAGGATGTCACCGGACAGCACCGGGGTGGCCTTGGTGCCGTTGTTGGAGGCCACGCCGGAGCCGGTCAGCAGACGGGTGTCGGCGGAGGTGCCGTACTTGTCGATGCGGGTGCCGTCGAGGAGTTCGCGGACCGGGTCGCCGTCCCACCAGGACACGAAGTTGGCGGAGGACGGCTTGCGGCCCTTGGTGCCGCCGCCCTCGTCACGGACGGAACCGTCGGAGGAGGACCACATCTCGGGGCCGGAGTTGCCCGACCAGATGTCCGCCGCGACCCCGCGCCCGTTGTCGCAGCAGGCGGCGAGCTTCCAGCGGACCGCGCCGTTCGCGGGGTTGAGGTACAGCGCGGCGGGCTGGCCGGTGGACTCGGAGACCTTGTAGTACTCCAGGCCCGCGGTCGACGCGTCGAGGTCGCCGAGGTGCTGGGCGTCGCCGTGGCCGGTCTTCGCCGTCCACAGGCCGTTGCCGTTGTCGTCGACGGCCATCGAGCCGTAGACGATCTCGTCCCGCCCGTCGTTGTCGACGTCCCCGACGGAGAGGCTGTGGGAGCCCTGGCCGTCGTAGCCCTTGCCGCTGTTGGTGGAGGAGTTGGTGTCGAAGGTCCAGCGGCGGGTGAAGGCGCCGTTCCGCCAGTCCCAGGCCGCGATGACCGTGCGGGTGTAGTAGCCGCGCGCCATGATCAGGGAGGGGCGGGCGCCGTCCAGGTAGGCGGTGCCGGCTAGGAAGCGGTCCACGCGGTTGCCGTAGGAGTCGCCCCAGGAGGAGACGGTGCCGCGGGCCGGGACGTAGTCGACGGTGCCCATGGCCCTGCCGGTGCGGCCGTGGAACATGGTCAGGTACTCGGGACCGGAGAGGACGTACCCGCCGGAGTTGCGGTGGTCGGCGGAGGAACTGCCGATGACCGCGCCGGTGCCGTCCCTGGTGCCGTCGGCGGTCTTCATGGCGACCTCGGCCTCGCCGTCGCCGTCGTAGTCGTACACCTGGAACTGCGTGTAGTGGGCGCCGGAGCGGATGTTGCGGCCCAGGTCGACGCGCCACAGCCGGGTGCCGTCGAGCTTGACGCCGTCGACGATCGTGTTGCCGGTGTACCCGGACTGGGAGTTGTCCTTGGCGTTGGTGGGCTGCCACTTCAGGACGATGTCGAGGGCGCCGTCGCCGTCGAGGTCGCCGACGGAGGCGTCGTTGGCCTCGTAGGTGTAGGAGACGCCGTCGGGGGTGGTGCCGCCGGACGGCGGGGACAGGGGGACGTCCTTGTAGCCGGTGCGGAACTGGATCGCGTGCACGGAGTCGCCCTGTTCCACGCCGTTCACCACCGCGCGGACGGTGTAGTCGGCGTGGCTGGGCGCACCGGAGTGGAAGAACGTGGTGGAGCCGGTGACCGGGCCGGAGTTGACCTTGGTGCCGGCCCGGTACACGTTGAAGGCGACGTTGTCGGGGTCGGTGCCCAGCCAGCGCCAGCTGACCAGGTTGCCGGTGCCGGTGTGGACGCTGACCACGCCCCGGTCGAGGGCCTCGACCTGGCGGGCGGTGGCGGCCTCGGCGGACGACGGCGACAGCGCGGTCAGGCCGGCGCCGGCCAGCGCCGCCACGGCGAGCGCCGCGGGCAGCAGGACACGGCGTCTGCCGTGCCGGTGCGGGTGCTTCACGGGGGCCTCCTGGGAGGACGGAAGTGTTCCGCCTCTCAGTCGCCGCCATCGCCCGCCGGGTTGCCGTGCTCCGGCTTCCGGTACGCGCGGAGGCTGAACACCGGGTCGGGGCGGGGCCGGTCCTGGTCGGGGAGTGCGGCCAGCAGGGCGGCGAAGCGCTCCGCGAGCGGGCCGCCGGGCGGCAGGGTGACGAACCAGCCGCGCCGCAGGTCCTCGATGGTGCGACGGGGGCTGCGGCCCTGTCCCTCGAAGCGGGCCCGCCCGGCGGGGACCAGGCCGTGTGCGGCGGCCGCGGCGTCGACCGTCCCGGGGGCGTCCGGCACCGGGCTGGGCGGGCGGGCCGCGAGGATCGCGTCGATGTCGCTGCCGACGTTGTGGGAGGCGCCCTTGTGGACGGTGGTGACGTAGACCCCGCCGGGCCGCAGCACGCGGGCGCACTCGCCGATCACCGCCCGTACCTCCTCGGGGCCGGGCAGGAGGTGCAGCAGCCACACGCTGACCACCGCGTCGAACCGGGCCCCGGCGAAGGGCAGCCGACGGCTGTCGGCGCGGACCACGGCGCCCGGCAGACGGGCGGCGGCCATCCGGGTCATCGACGCGGCGAGGTCGACGCCCGTCACGCGCAGACCGGCGCGGGCGGCGGCGAACCGCCGGGTCACGATGCCGGTGCCGCAGGCCACGTCCAGCAGGTCCCGCGCCCGTTCCGGCACCAGGTCCAGCACGGCGTCCGCCGCCGCCCGGGCCCGCGGTTCACCGCCGCGTGAGGTGTCGTAGCGCTCCGCTTCTTCCTCGTAGTCCAGCACGGACCTCAGTGTGCACCGTGGCCGGGTGCCAGGGCCTCCACCTTTCGCGCCAGCTCGAAGTCCTTCTCGGTGACCGCGCCGCCCGCGCTGTGGGTGTTCACGGACAGCGAGACGGTGTGGTATCCGAGGGTGAGGTCGGAGTGGTGGTCGAGCTCCTCCTGCACCTGGGCGATGTGGACGACCATCGCCGCCGCCGCGACGTGCGAGCCGAGCCGGTAGGAGCGGGTGAGGCGGTCCCCGTCGAGCGACCAGCCCGGCAGCTCGGCCAGCCGGTCCTCGATCTCCTTGGGCGACAGCGGTTCGACGGGCATGGGCTGCGCTCCTTCGCCGGTTCGGTCTCTGCTCGGGATCCGCTCCCAGGCTGCCACAGACGCGGGCCGCGGTCCCGTCGGCCGGCGCCCCGCTCCCCGGTCCGGCCGCCCCTCGACTACGGTCCTGGCATGACCACTGCACCGTCCGGTACCGCGTCCACCGCCGACGGCGTCGGCCCGCTGCTGCGGGCCTGGCGGGAGCAGCGGCGGGTCAGCCAGCTGGAGCTGGCCCTGCGCGCCGACTCCTCCGCCCGGCACATCAGCTTCGTCGAGACCGGCCGCTCCCGGCCCAGCGAGGAGATGGTGCTGCGGCTGGCCGAGCACCTGGACGTCCCCGTGCGGGAGCGCAACGCGCTGCTGCTGGCGGCCGGTTACGCTCCCCGGTTCCCGCACACCCCGCTGGACGATCCCGCGCTGGAGCCGCTGCGGGAGGGCATCGAGCGGCTGATCGGCGGCTTCGAGCCGTATCCGGCGCTGGTGGTGGACGCCATGTACGACGTCGTGGCGGCCAACCGGGGAGTGATGGCGCTCTTCGAGGGGGTGCCGGAGTCCCTGCTGGAGCCGCCGCTGAACGCGGTGCGGCTCACCCTGCACCCGCGGGGTCTGGCACCGCGGATCGTGAACCTGCGGGAGTGGCGCGGTCATCTGCTGGAGCAGATGGAACGGCACATCGCGCTGCGCCGCTCCGAGCCGCTGCGGGCGCTGTACGAGGAGGTCGCGGCGTATCCGGTGCCGGACACCGGGGAGTCCGTGGCGGAACCGGGCGCGCCGGTGGCGTACTTCGCGCTGCCCATGGTGATCGAGCACGAGGGGCGCAGGCTGTCCTTCGTCTCGTCGATCTCCACCTTCAACACGCCGCTGGACGTGACCGTCGCCGAGCTGGCCGTGGAGACGCTGCTCCCGGCGGACCCGGCGACGGCCAAGTACCTTCAGTCCTGGCTGAGCTGACGCTGTCTCAGGGCCAGGTGCTGGAGCAGGGCGAAGCCGGCGACGGAGAGCGCCTGGAGGACCGTCCACACCGCGCCCGCCGTGGTCGGTGTCAGCCACAGCGCGAGGGCGGCCAGACTCACCGTCGTCCAGGCGAGGTTGGCCTCGACGACGATCCGCACGCCGGTGGCCGGCGGGTGCGGGCGGGCGGCCAGCAGGCCGACGCCGGCCGCGTAGACCGCGAGGAACGCGCCGACCCCGAGCAGCAGCCCGGAGCCGGTGCCGAGGAACCGGCCGAGCGGACCGGACAGGGCGAGGTAGGCGAGTGCGTTGGCGCCGGTCACCACGGCGTCGAGGGCCAGGAAGCGGCGCAGCATCCGCTGCGGCTGCACGGTCCGGGCGAGTGCGGCGAGCTGGATCGCGGACATGGTGGATCACCTTCCGTCGGGACGGTCCGTGGCGGTTGCTGGGCCGGGTCCCGGGCCGGAGTGCGCCGGCCCGGGACCCGGTGCGTCCACGATCCCGCGGGGACGGGACCCGGTCGATTACCCCCGGGGTCATGGGGGGGGGAGGGAGCGGCGGGACGGGGGCGGTTTCCTGCGGCTCGTGAGAGTGTCGGTGGAACATGACAGACTGAGCGCATGCCCGGGCGCGTTGGGGAGGCGTGGCGTGAGTGAGCGGCGGGCCGCACCCACCGTGGGCCAGGTGGTTCTGGGAAGGCGGCTGCAGGAGCTTCGGGAGGCCGCGGGCCTCGCGCGGGAGGAGGCTGCCCGGATCCTGCGGGTGGCACCCGCGACCGTGCGGCGGATGGAGACCGCCGAGGTCGCGCTGAAGATCCCGTACGTGCAGCTGCTGCTGTCCGCGTACGGGGTGCCCGAGAGCGAGGCCGAGGCGTTCGTGGGTCTCGCGGAGGAGGCGAACCGGCCGGGCTGGTGGCAGCGGTACCACGACGTGCTGCCGGACTGGTTCAGCCTGTACGTGAGCCTGGAGGGCGCCGCCCGGATCATCCGCTCCTACGAGCCGCACTTCGTGCCGGGGCTGCTGCAGACCGAGGAGTACGCGCGGGCCGTCCTGGAGGCCGGGACGGTCGGGAACATCGGGTCCGAGGCGGTCGAGCGGCACGTGGCGCTGCGCATGGAGCGCCAGCGCCTGCTGGAGCGCCCCGATCCGCCGCACCTGTGGGTGCTGATGGAGGAGACCGTGCTGCGGCGTCCGGTGAGCCTCGACGGGCGGGTGATGCGCGACCAGCTGGACAAGCTGCTGGAGTGGTCCTCGCGGGACCGGATCACGCTGCAGATCGCCGAGTTCGCGGACGGTCCGCACCCGGGGACGTACGCGCCGTTCTCGCTGTTCCGGTTCGCCGAGCCGGAGCTGCCCGACATGGTGTTCACCGAGTACCTGACGGGTGCCCTGTACCTGGACTCCCGCAAGGAGGTCTCGGCGCACCTGGAGGTCCTGGACCACATGACGGCGCGGGCGGCCTCGGCGCAGCGCACGGAGAAGCTGCTGCGGGAGTTCCGCGAGCACTACTGACCGGCGGACGGCGCCGCCGTCCGGTCAGGCCGCGCCGTCCTTGCGGTCCCCGGTACCGGTGTCCTTGTCGTCGTCGATGATCTCCGCGTCGACGACGCCCTCGTCGTCCTGCGGCGCGCCGTGCTGTTCGGCGCCCTCGGAGGGCGTCTGCCCGGCCTGCGCGTACATCGCCTGGCCCATCTTCTGGCTGACCGAGGCGAGTTTCTCCACGCCGGCGCGCAGCTCGGCGGTGTCGGTGGCCTCCCGCTCCAGGAGCCGCTTCACCTCGGTGACGGCCGCCTCGACCTCGGCCTTGGTGTCGCCGGGGATGCGGTCGCCGTTGTCCCGCAGGAACCTCTCGGTCTGGTAGACGAGTTGTTCGGCCTGGTTGCGGGTCTCGGCGGCCTCCCGGCGCCTGCGGTCCTCCTCGGCGTACTGCTCGGCCTCGCGCATCATGCGGTCGATGTCGTCCTTGGGGAGCGCCGAGCCGCCCGTGACGGTCATCTTCTGCTCGCGGCCGGTGGCGAGGTCCTTCGCGGAGACGTGCATGATCCCGTTGGCGTCGATGTCGAAGGCCACCTCGATCTGCGGGACGCCGCGCGGGGCCGGGGGCAGGCCGGTGAGGTCGAAGACACCGAGCTTCTTGTTGTAGGCGGCGATCTCGCGCTCGCCCTGGTAGACCTGGATGCCGACCGAGGGCTGGTTGTCGGTGGCGGTGGTGAAGATCTCCGAACGGCGGGTGG is a window from the Streptomyces capillispiralis genome containing:
- a CDS encoding rhamnogalacturonan lyase is translated as MKHPHRHGRRRVLLPAALAVAALAGAGLTALSPSSAEAATARQVEALDRGVVSVHTGTGNLVSWRWLGTDPDNVAFNVYRAGTKVNSGPVTGSTTFFHSGAPSHADYTVRAVVNGVEQGDSVHAIQFRTGYKDVPLSPPSGGTTPDGVSYTYEANDASVGDLDGDGALDIVLKWQPTNAKDNSQSGYTGNTIVDGVKLDGTRLWRVDLGRNIRSGAHYTQFQVYDYDGDGEAEVAMKTADGTRDGTGAVIGSSSADHRNSGGYVLSGPEYLTMFHGRTGRAMGTVDYVPARGTVSSWGDSYGNRVDRFLAGTAYLDGARPSLIMARGYYTRTVIAAWDWRNGAFTRRWTFDTNSSTNSGKGYDGQGSHSLSVGDVDNDGRDEIVYGSMAVDDNGNGLWTAKTGHGDAQHLGDLDASTAGLEYYKVSESTGQPAALYLNPANGAVRWKLAACCDNGRGVAADIWSGNSGPEMWSSSDGSVRDEGGGTKGRKPSSANFVSWWDGDPVRELLDGTRIDKYGTSADTRLLTGSGVASNNGTKATPVLSGDILGDWREEVVWRTSDNTALRIYSTPHDTDRRITTLLHDTLYRTSLAWQNTAYNQPPHTGFFIGADMPTPPRPAVFTP
- a CDS encoding 4a-hydroxytetrahydrobiopterin dehydratase is translated as MPVEPLSPKEIEDRLAELPGWSLDGDRLTRSYRLGSHVAAAAMVVHIAQVQEELDHHSDLTLGYHTVSLSVNTHSAGGAVTEKDFELARKVEALAPGHGAH
- a CDS encoding cellulose binding domain-containing protein; protein product: MRRTRVLTAVLALAAGLLAGGPPALAAGAPEPAGTLAADTYTWKNARIDGGGFVPGIVFNRTEKDLAYARTDIGGAYRWQEATKTWTPLLDSVGWDDWGHTGVVSLASDSVDPDRVYAAVGTYTNDWDPKNGAVLRSTDRGATWRKAALPFKLGGNMPGRGMGERLAVDPHRNSVLYLGAPSGKGLWRSTDSGASWSQVANFPNVGNYAQDPGDTTGYASDNQGIVWVTFDESTGTPGSATKTVYVGVADKENAVYRSTDAGATWQRLAGQPTGHLAHKGVLDAENGHLYLAYSDTGGPYDGGKGRLYRYATATGTWTDISPVAEADTYYGFSGLTVDRQNPGTVMATAYSSWWPDTQIFRSTDSGATWSKAWDYTSYPNRENRYTMDVSSVPWLTWGANPSPPEQTPKLGWMTEALEIDPFDSDRMMYGTGATIYGSENLTNWDTGAKFTVTPMVRGLEETAVNDLVSPPSGAPLISALGDVGGFRHTDLTKVPPMMFTQPNFTSTTSLDFAESNPDTVVRSGNLDSGPHIAFSTDNGANWFAGTDPSGVSGGGTVAAAADGSRFVWSPQGAGVHHTTGFGTSWAASSGIPAGAVVESDRVDPKTFYGFKSGKFYVSTDGGATFTASSATGLPGGDSVRFKALPGAKGDVWLAGGASDGAYGLWHSTDAGATFTKLANVDEADAVGFGKAAPGASYQTLFTSAKIDGVRGIFRSTDRGASWTRVNDDAHQWGWTGAAITGDPRVYGRVYVATNGRGVVYGDTSDTGGGTGPGPDPEPTGACAVTYKVTNQWSDGFQADVRLTNTGSAAWNGWSLAWSFTDGQRISQLWNASHTQSGATVTARNTDWNGTVAAGSSVAFGFTAAKSAANTAPTAFRLGEKACTVS
- a CDS encoding class I SAM-dependent methyltransferase, whose product is MLDYEEEAERYDTSRGGEPRARAAADAVLDLVPERARDLLDVACGTGIVTRRFAAARAGLRVTGVDLAASMTRMAAARLPGAVVRADSRRLPFAGARFDAVVSVWLLHLLPGPEEVRAVIGECARVLRPGGVYVTTVHKGASHNVGSDIDAILAARPPSPVPDAPGTVDAAAAAHGLVPAGRARFEGQGRSPRRTIEDLRRGWFVTLPPGGPLAERFAALLAALPDQDRPRPDPVFSLRAYRKPEHGNPAGDGGD